The Bacteriovorax sp. Seq25_V genome has a window encoding:
- a CDS encoding translocation/assembly module TamB domain-containing protein, with product MRNVNKFLVLFIIVILGLFAGIVNFIQSSYFGSIISNQVNSRIASMTDAQVDIEKITFSLLPLQTNLVNVKAELPDKVVAHLGNLAVELSFWDLFRSDLRISKIILDNGYVKINEDLNKTSREESVEDVINPFLIINKTILPRLPFGLGEFEITNVDIFTNNRKIPVHEFNLKLYQSSIDYEFIISNLHIDNFEIDQVKIRGEFLEEKIRLTEAYIAKNTAEIKMIGEVLLQKNYPLNIEIDYGGDIGEFVFGTDIQQYLQSGIASCLISVEGEAKNPSVKFRGKLERFRNIYAEVDELDFRGSYFKNNILIDKLNVQKGKGTARVNNNISIDLATGKVSDINASVKEMHSHDLLYFLGPDFKVLKTNISSDVNLSIDKDVIKITATSPVILKDVRVGESEDILNIKKIELPEFFLETGDNVKLKASGLINASPVSVKGEIGDSLSIKLSAQNLNLLELGGELGSTAQGTGDIDALFEGTSPDVNLYVKSKKIKELSVLGYHVPDEVSASLKYSFEKEVITISNIKSLNSNILGIVGSVDLDKEELDVLIASNKIQIQGLRNIITPVWNDVKEVTQYFDGLISGKSRLSGSFKNLKIDNSFKSEKFSILNETLKSISFDLAIDEDNLKLSNVRLLRDNGNLSGKFFLNFKKGIELIDFDIEGMNLNDFLFYRKLGLGYDGSLNGEIKLEKAKSGYRGGGQVLLLGSSVGRKKIKPSSIMFSIDNHELISSGTLLGSRIKFDSKVFFGERSKEYSKFNTTADITDLRLLLGILSLHNIYDSELAGEFKGQLTIGARLDNLKNVDAKVSLNKFFLRKFNKEIKLSEDSENIIDISKSKIDKMGIRFEGNGGHYQLNGSGDFNKIVKLEEKFRFDLTFLHLLSDKVERASGSLSGKGIFTGKVGEFENSHEIDANDLTIFIKDVPVSLNNVEMRSILTSNSWELKDLNGYLGGGKLFGRGRVGFKIPYPVLNLTIRLDDVTYPFAENSRANIGGVFDLVGSQFPYSLRGNAIINSGIVEDEFTAFTGSSGYLKSIDKYIDIQKRGLPDIIKLNVSASTKDNIHVKNRLSDILLKASGTVKGNPMAPDVKAVLNVVPAFSKFKFKGNEFIINEGVVTYDVNSNTNLLNVNFTSEAKIAQYDIKMDVVGSEEDLKINMESNPSLSKEDIFSLLALGVTSDFTKNLEEKDRASLTTIGLGTLIVDQLKINDGLDATLGLKLSVLPEISESDDTPIQASKNESGTRGKTATKLKIQKKVTENVGITFSNTFGNEEGQKQEMNIDLNLNDNWSIQGVFETGTGTSNDNKEGDGGSVGADVKYRWSY from the coding sequence ATGAGAAATGTAAATAAGTTCTTAGTTCTATTTATAATAGTAATTCTGGGGCTTTTCGCAGGTATCGTAAATTTTATTCAAAGCTCATACTTTGGAAGTATTATTTCAAATCAAGTCAATAGTCGTATTGCTAGTATGACTGATGCACAAGTTGATATCGAAAAGATTACTTTTTCTCTGCTACCGCTGCAAACTAATCTCGTTAATGTTAAAGCTGAATTACCAGATAAGGTGGTGGCTCACTTAGGAAACCTCGCGGTTGAACTATCGTTCTGGGATCTTTTTAGAAGTGATCTAAGAATTTCAAAAATAATCCTTGATAATGGATACGTTAAGATAAATGAAGATTTGAACAAAACTTCAAGAGAAGAGTCCGTTGAGGATGTTATTAATCCTTTCTTAATAATAAACAAAACTATACTGCCTCGTCTCCCATTTGGATTGGGGGAGTTCGAGATAACGAATGTCGATATTTTTACTAATAACAGAAAAATTCCAGTGCATGAGTTTAATTTGAAGTTATATCAAAGTTCAATAGACTATGAGTTCATTATTTCAAATCTTCATATTGATAATTTTGAAATTGATCAAGTGAAAATACGTGGAGAGTTTTTAGAAGAGAAAATAAGATTAACTGAAGCTTATATTGCTAAAAATACTGCTGAAATCAAAATGATAGGTGAAGTTCTGCTTCAAAAAAATTATCCTTTGAATATCGAAATCGATTATGGTGGTGACATTGGGGAGTTTGTTTTCGGAACAGACATACAGCAATATCTTCAGTCTGGGATTGCCTCATGCTTGATTAGTGTTGAGGGGGAAGCAAAGAATCCATCTGTGAAGTTTCGTGGGAAGTTAGAGAGGTTTAGAAATATTTATGCTGAAGTGGATGAGCTCGATTTTAGAGGCTCATACTTTAAGAATAATATTTTAATCGATAAACTTAATGTTCAAAAAGGAAAGGGAACCGCGAGAGTCAATAATAATATTTCTATTGACCTTGCTACTGGGAAAGTAAGTGACATCAATGCTAGCGTGAAAGAGATGCACTCACATGATCTTTTATATTTTCTAGGTCCTGATTTTAAAGTTTTAAAAACAAATATTAGTTCAGATGTAAATCTTTCAATTGATAAGGATGTAATAAAGATCACAGCGACATCACCGGTAATTTTAAAAGATGTTCGTGTTGGTGAGAGTGAAGATATTCTTAATATCAAAAAGATTGAACTACCTGAATTTTTCTTAGAAACAGGTGATAATGTAAAGTTGAAAGCTAGCGGACTTATAAATGCTAGTCCTGTAAGCGTTAAGGGTGAAATCGGTGATTCTCTTTCGATTAAATTGAGCGCTCAAAACTTGAACCTCTTAGAATTAGGAGGAGAGTTAGGAAGCACTGCTCAGGGGACTGGGGATATTGACGCACTTTTTGAAGGAACTAGTCCTGATGTAAACCTTTATGTGAAATCAAAGAAAATAAAAGAACTGAGTGTTCTTGGATATCATGTTCCAGATGAAGTCTCTGCCAGCCTAAAATATTCTTTTGAAAAGGAAGTCATAACTATTTCAAATATTAAGTCACTTAACTCGAATATTTTAGGGATAGTTGGAAGTGTGGATTTGGACAAAGAAGAACTTGATGTATTAATTGCATCAAATAAAATTCAAATACAGGGACTTCGAAATATCATTACTCCTGTATGGAATGATGTAAAAGAAGTAACTCAGTACTTTGATGGATTAATATCTGGGAAAAGTAGACTGAGTGGAAGTTTTAAAAATTTAAAGATTGATAATAGTTTTAAGTCTGAAAAATTTAGTATTCTAAATGAAACATTGAAAAGTATATCATTTGATCTCGCGATCGATGAAGATAACTTGAAGCTTAGTAATGTTAGACTACTTAGAGATAATGGGAACCTTAGTGGGAAATTCTTTCTAAATTTCAAGAAAGGGATTGAGTTAATTGATTTTGATATAGAGGGAATGAACTTAAATGACTTTCTTTTCTACCGTAAATTAGGACTAGGGTATGATGGTAGTCTCAATGGAGAAATTAAACTAGAAAAGGCTAAGAGCGGTTACCGCGGAGGTGGACAAGTTCTACTTCTAGGTTCTAGTGTTGGCCGCAAAAAAATAAAGCCCTCAAGTATTATGTTTAGTATTGATAATCATGAGCTTATATCATCCGGAACCTTACTTGGATCGAGAATAAAGTTTGACTCAAAAGTATTCTTTGGTGAACGTAGTAAAGAATATTCTAAGTTCAATACAACTGCTGATATAACAGATCTTCGTCTGCTCTTAGGTATTCTTTCACTACATAATATTTATGACTCCGAACTCGCTGGAGAGTTTAAGGGACAACTAACTATTGGTGCTAGGTTAGATAATTTGAAAAATGTTGATGCGAAAGTCTCTCTAAACAAATTCTTTCTTAGAAAATTTAATAAAGAAATTAAGCTTTCAGAAGATAGTGAAAACATAATTGATATCTCGAAATCTAAAATTGATAAGATGGGGATTCGATTTGAAGGCAATGGGGGACATTATCAATTAAATGGTAGTGGAGATTTTAATAAGATTGTTAAGCTTGAGGAAAAGTTTAGGTTCGACTTAACCTTCTTGCATCTTTTAAGCGATAAAGTAGAACGAGCTAGTGGTAGCTTGAGTGGTAAGGGTATATTTACTGGAAAGGTCGGTGAGTTTGAGAATTCTCATGAGATAGATGCAAATGATCTCACTATTTTTATTAAGGATGTACCGGTATCACTAAATAACGTAGAAATGAGATCGATTTTAACTTCTAACTCTTGGGAGTTGAAAGATTTAAATGGATATCTCGGTGGTGGAAAGTTGTTTGGTCGAGGACGAGTCGGATTTAAGATTCCTTATCCTGTGCTAAACCTCACAATTAGATTAGATGATGTAACATATCCGTTTGCAGAAAATTCTCGAGCAAATATTGGAGGAGTTTTTGATCTTGTTGGTTCACAATTCCCATATTCTTTGCGTGGGAATGCAATCATAAACAGTGGGATTGTTGAAGATGAATTTACGGCATTTACAGGGAGCTCTGGTTATTTAAAAAGTATAGATAAATATATTGATATTCAAAAACGAGGTTTGCCGGATATCATTAAGTTAAATGTCAGCGCATCAACAAAAGATAATATACACGTTAAAAATAGATTATCTGATATATTGCTAAAAGCTAGTGGTACAGTTAAAGGTAATCCTATGGCCCCTGATGTGAAAGCAGTATTAAATGTCGTTCCAGCATTTAGTAAATTTAAATTCAAAGGCAATGAATTTATTATTAATGAAGGTGTGGTGACATATGATGTTAACAGTAATACAAATCTATTAAATGTTAATTTTACTTCTGAAGCTAAAATTGCACAATATGATATAAAGATGGACGTTGTTGGAAGTGAGGAAGACCTTAAAATAAATATGGAGTCAAATCCATCCTTATCAAAAGAAGATATTTTTTCCCTACTGGCTCTTGGGGTGACTTCGGATTTTACAAAAAACCTAGAGGAAAAGGATCGGGCATCATTAACCACTATCGGACTAGGGACATTAATTGTAGATCAACTAAAGATCAATGACGGACTTGATGCAACTCTAGGGTTGAAGCTTTCTGTTCTCCCGGAGATAAGTGAAAGTGATGATACGCCAATACAAGCGTCTAAGAATGAGTCTGGAACACGAGGAAAGACTGCAACGAAGTTAAAAATTCAGAAGAAGGTAACTGAGAATGTAGGAATTACCTTCTCTAATACTTTTGGAAATGAGGAAGGTCAAAAACAAGAAATGAATATTGACCTTAATTTGAATGATAACTGGTCCATTCAGGGAGTATTCGAGACAGGGACTGGTACAAGCAATGATAACAAAGAGGGAGATGGCGGTTCAGTAGGTGCCGACGTTAAATATAGATGGTCGTATTAA
- a CDS encoding POTRA domain-containing protein, producing MVVLRIILTFIIALCAYSFEVKEVVVNCGDSTECDQITQKFNEIKNKNLSEEQLYTFFNFEVDKQYYKSFYFSLDKTKLNVDVEIKKKIGDINFEVDDSSLRTRLYEIFTLRKGDYYDDSKMQEGILKIQQLYFSDITNAISYNIEESDEGIEINVSVSEVGIRKFKKLYISGLRGQIERDSLSFWGRIQDRAWDKVTFTKHLDEYRNRLEQLGYWQASVIEKIDNNDTEVNVSLSVTLGPRYGINFYGVNYFDHQYLFREIKKIVRGNKDVLTDSLMIHTLAQLYKNRGVFYSDFDIRKETGADDKGDYYFFFVNVKEGRKIKIDEVIFSGNQDIDNSILEKIYDEKSSDLLNKKYLDVQALEKITNNIREYYVSHGYVFSSVEQPLIAFSEDEKSAFVTYKINENNLYKVSNVNIQGIAGPEVKEKILKEISNKVTTAFNVTEVDNDLKKALDIVKQEGYYFASYKVKNPKEIVVINNADKTITLNLVFESGKKSYFGDVLITGNQETKDIVVERELRIKKGEIVTPTAMNDFVNRLRGLGLFSSVNITPFVGKKRDDNSVDLNFIIKVREKDFGRGEVAPGYRTDLGYKVSFTTSYNNYKGMNRSWITKLQANYRTSLSDLDEERRLQDKHLLEGIAQIQYIEPYLLYSFFGGPLEWRTTAKFQRKRYNSFDADIFSISPSLNKTVNKYFQYNVRYEFDVVRQFDATLDIDNDRYRIGAITPSFTLDFRDNPGVTRSGAWFNFSWEFANPYFGSQSDKDLTINYNRAVLRSYFYVPIWKMTLATSLTVGAEKNFANELVYNDDGSPSLDSESGKQNTRGYIPSLKAFRLSGIDLLRGFSDNESNRLIDGTDLSDVIIRDSAYLVNFKIESRYYIDDSSVVALFLDAGRVYLENVDLKELRTSTGLSFKLLTPVGSLDFDYGIKLKRERLSGHRENFGRFHVTIGQF from the coding sequence ATGGTCGTATTAAGAATTATACTTACATTTATTATCGCCTTATGTGCTTACTCTTTCGAGGTGAAAGAGGTTGTCGTTAATTGTGGTGATAGTACTGAATGTGATCAAATTACCCAGAAGTTCAATGAGATAAAGAATAAAAATCTTTCCGAAGAACAACTTTATACTTTCTTTAATTTTGAAGTTGATAAGCAGTACTATAAATCATTTTATTTCTCACTAGATAAAACAAAATTAAATGTGGATGTCGAGATTAAGAAAAAGATTGGAGATATTAATTTTGAAGTAGATGATTCTAGCTTAAGGACACGTCTTTATGAGATCTTTACATTAAGAAAAGGTGATTATTACGATGATAGTAAAATGCAGGAAGGAATTTTAAAGATTCAGCAGCTTTACTTCTCTGATATTACAAATGCCATTTCTTATAATATTGAAGAATCAGATGAAGGAATCGAAATTAATGTCTCTGTTAGTGAAGTCGGGATTAGGAAATTCAAAAAGCTCTATATATCTGGTCTACGCGGGCAAATAGAAAGAGATAGTTTGTCATTTTGGGGCAGAATTCAAGACAGAGCTTGGGACAAGGTAACTTTTACAAAACATTTAGATGAATATAGAAATAGACTAGAGCAGCTCGGCTACTGGCAAGCCTCTGTTATAGAAAAAATAGATAACAATGATACAGAAGTAAATGTAAGCCTGTCTGTAACGTTAGGGCCTCGTTATGGAATCAATTTTTATGGAGTCAATTACTTTGACCACCAGTATTTATTTAGAGAGATCAAGAAGATTGTTAGAGGGAATAAAGATGTTCTAACTGATTCGCTCATGATTCACACATTGGCTCAGCTTTATAAAAATCGAGGTGTTTTTTATTCAGACTTTGATATTCGTAAAGAAACTGGTGCTGATGACAAAGGTGATTACTACTTCTTTTTTGTAAATGTTAAAGAAGGTAGAAAAATAAAAATTGATGAGGTTATCTTTTCTGGAAATCAAGATATTGATAACTCTATTCTAGAAAAAATTTATGATGAGAAATCTTCTGATCTTTTAAATAAAAAGTATCTTGATGTTCAGGCGCTAGAGAAGATTACTAATAATATTCGTGAGTATTACGTATCACATGGGTATGTGTTTTCTTCTGTTGAGCAACCATTAATCGCTTTTTCAGAGGATGAGAAATCAGCATTCGTAACATATAAGATAAATGAGAATAATCTATATAAAGTTTCAAATGTTAATATTCAAGGAATTGCGGGCCCGGAAGTTAAAGAAAAGATATTGAAAGAGATTAGTAATAAAGTTACTACAGCATTTAATGTGACTGAAGTAGATAACGATCTTAAGAAGGCATTAGATATTGTTAAGCAGGAAGGATACTACTTCGCTTCTTATAAAGTGAAAAATCCTAAAGAGATTGTTGTTATTAATAATGCTGATAAAACAATCACCCTTAATCTAGTTTTTGAATCCGGCAAAAAGTCATATTTTGGCGATGTGCTTATTACAGGAAATCAGGAAACTAAAGATATTGTTGTTGAAAGAGAACTTCGAATCAAAAAGGGGGAGATTGTAACCCCAACAGCGATGAATGACTTTGTTAATCGTCTAAGAGGTTTAGGATTATTTTCTTCCGTTAATATTACACCTTTCGTTGGAAAAAAGCGTGATGACAATTCAGTTGACCTAAACTTTATCATTAAAGTAAGAGAAAAAGATTTTGGCCGTGGAGAAGTCGCACCTGGTTATAGGACGGACTTAGGATATAAAGTATCATTTACCACGTCATACAATAACTACAAGGGCATGAATAGAAGTTGGATTACGAAGCTTCAAGCTAACTACAGAACATCTTTGTCCGACCTTGATGAAGAGCGACGTCTCCAAGATAAACATCTACTAGAAGGTATTGCTCAGATTCAGTATATTGAGCCTTATCTTCTATACAGTTTTTTTGGTGGGCCTCTTGAGTGGAGAACGACTGCAAAATTTCAAAGAAAAAGATATAATTCATTTGATGCAGATATTTTCAGTATCTCTCCAAGTTTGAATAAAACTGTTAATAAATATTTCCAGTATAATGTTAGGTATGAATTTGATGTTGTTCGCCAATTTGATGCGACTCTAGATATTGATAATGATCGTTATCGAATTGGAGCAATTACTCCATCCTTCACTTTAGACTTTAGAGACAATCCTGGAGTCACTCGCTCTGGTGCATGGTTTAATTTTAGTTGGGAATTTGCAAATCCATACTTTGGCTCACAAAGTGATAAGGACCTTACAATTAATTATAATAGAGCAGTGCTTCGTAGTTATTTCTATGTCCCAATTTGGAAAATGACATTGGCTACTTCTTTGACTGTTGGAGCAGAGAAAAACTTTGCAAATGAACTAGTATATAATGATGACGGATCACCTTCACTTGATAGTGAGTCCGGGAAACAAAACACACGAGGTTATATCCCAAGCCTCAAGGCGTTTAGACTTTCCGGAATAGACTTACTTAGAGGATTCTCTGACAACGAGAGTAATAGATTAATTGATGGTACCGACTTATCTGATGTCATTATTAGGGATAGTGCTTACCTTGTTAACTTCAAGATAGAGAGTCGCTATTACATAGATGATTCTTCAGTTGTTGCTCTATTTTTAGATGCTGGTCGTGTATATCTTGAAAATGTGGATCTTAAAGAACTGAGAACATCTACGGGCCTTAGTTTTAAGTTGTTGACGCCTGTTGGTTCATTAGATTTTGATTACGGTATTAAGCTAAAGCGCGAAAGGTTAAGCGGGCATCGCGAAAATTTTGGCAGGTTCCACGTAACTATTGGCCAATTTTAG
- the rplM gene encoding 50S ribosomal protein L13, whose amino-acid sequence MYTEKSFVLKPAEAAKKWYLIDAEDMVVGRLATEIANVLRGKNNPKYTPHTDSGDFVVVVNADKVKFTGNKWDQKVYYKHSGYVGGLKERTAKEQLAKRPDLILLNAVKGMLPKNSLGRKQLTKLKVFAGPEHAHSAQQPEVYKF is encoded by the coding sequence ATGTACACTGAAAAATCTTTTGTTTTAAAACCTGCTGAAGCTGCGAAAAAGTGGTACTTGATCGATGCTGAGGATATGGTTGTTGGTAGATTAGCAACAGAAATTGCTAACGTATTAAGAGGAAAAAACAATCCAAAATATACTCCGCACACTGATTCTGGTGACTTTGTAGTAGTTGTAAACGCTGACAAAGTTAAATTCACTGGTAACAAGTGGGATCAGAAAGTTTATTACAAGCACTCTGGTTATGTTGGTGGGTTAAAAGAAAGAACTGCAAAAGAGCAACTTGCTAAGAGACCAGATTTAATTCTTTTAAATGCTGTTAAAGGTATGCTTCCAAAGAACTCTTTAGGAAGAAAGCAATTAACAAAACTAAAAGTATTCGCTGGACCAGAACACGCTCACAGTGCTCAACAACCAGAAGTATATAAATTCTAG
- the rpsI gene encoding 30S ribosomal protein S9, with product MAAKGKTWNSHAVGRRKSSVARVYVAEGSGKITINNRDIKDYFPKGTDRYVVNQPLNLTKLADKYDIKINVCGGGTTGQAGASRLGITRAILKLDASLRPELKAAGFITRDPRKVERQKSGLRGARAKYQFSKR from the coding sequence ATGGCTGCAAAAGGAAAAACTTGGAACTCACACGCTGTAGGAAGAAGAAAGTCTTCTGTTGCTAGAGTGTATGTTGCTGAAGGTTCAGGTAAAATTACAATCAATAATAGAGATATCAAAGATTACTTCCCAAAGGGAACTGATAGATATGTTGTTAACCAACCACTTAACCTAACTAAGTTAGCGGATAAGTATGACATTAAAATTAATGTTTGTGGTGGTGGTACAACTGGTCAAGCTGGTGCTTCAAGACTTGGTATTACAAGAGCAATTCTTAAGTTAGATGCTTCTTTAAGACCAGAACTTAAAGCTGCAGGATTTATCACTCGTGACCCAAGAAAAGTTGAAAGACAAAAATCTGGTCTACGTGGTGCAAGAGCTAAGTACCAATTCTCAAAAAGATAA
- the lon gene encoding endopeptidase La, translated as MSEIEEYKVQIQESNGEENFPEEVVIIPIMNSPIFPGMIAPIVLTEDKYTSDLDQYLIKNGYLALNLVKYDLKNEEGEIDPEIQNDLENREIKPGDIYKVGVLCKVVKRLKLPDGSVNILVHGIKRFRASQIIESAPLLKAKYEVFDDILEEDEELDAYTRSVINQVKKLSEINAYFNEEMKLAMINSPSPGALADLVAFALSLDIPEAQDFLETLVVKKRFGKLLVYLRREKDVADIQKKISDEVNDKVNKYQREYFLREQLKVIRSELGMEDDDKSRDMNKIREKIVEANLPEEVMKSVEDELERLEVIPDSSPEYNVTRTYLNWILDLPWSKSTTESVDMIKAKKILEKEHYGLEKAKERILEFLAVRKLKPKYDGTILCLSGPPGVGKTSMGKSIAEALGRNFYRFSLGGMRDEAEIKGHRRTYVGAMPGRIVQALKRVEVNNPVIMLDEIDKLGQSYQGDPASALLEVLDPEQNHNFIDHYLDVPFDLSKVLFIATANYLGDIPEALLDRMEVIELSGYTMEEKVSIASKWVIPKQLEKHGLKKEDMSLDNKLLHKLIEDYAREPGVRVMEQTIAKLCRRAALEKVTAKRKKKFTPTVAQLEDYLGPPRFTSEKALKELSPGMSTGLAWTSYGGEILYIETMPLVGKGGFKLTGQIGEVMSESANIAYSYVKKLLQDEIEEEYLAKQKKVKKAKKKADESEQEEELEEDFLSDHEIHLHLPAGATPKDGPSAGITMALALYSLANGIKIKSNLAMTGELSLTGKVLPVGGIKEKVLAAKRAGISNIILPKENEKDLKEVPERHRKGMKFYPVAHFDEVLKLAMPRKKR; from the coding sequence ATGAGCGAAATCGAAGAATATAAAGTTCAAATCCAAGAATCGAATGGAGAAGAAAACTTTCCAGAAGAAGTAGTGATTATTCCTATTATGAATAGTCCAATCTTTCCTGGAATGATTGCTCCAATCGTTTTAACTGAAGATAAATATACTTCAGACTTAGATCAGTATTTAATTAAAAATGGTTATCTAGCACTTAATCTCGTTAAATATGATCTTAAGAATGAAGAGGGAGAGATTGATCCCGAAATTCAAAACGATCTAGAAAACAGAGAAATAAAGCCAGGCGATATTTATAAAGTTGGTGTTCTTTGTAAGGTTGTAAAACGTCTTAAACTTCCTGATGGATCAGTTAATATTCTAGTACATGGAATTAAAAGATTTAGAGCCTCTCAAATAATTGAGAGTGCACCGCTTTTAAAAGCTAAGTATGAAGTGTTTGATGACATTCTTGAAGAAGACGAAGAACTAGATGCTTATACAAGATCTGTGATCAATCAAGTTAAGAAGCTAAGTGAAATCAACGCATACTTTAATGAGGAAATGAAGCTTGCAATGATTAACTCACCATCTCCGGGGGCTCTTGCTGACTTAGTTGCTTTTGCACTTTCTCTCGACATTCCTGAGGCTCAAGATTTCCTTGAAACACTTGTGGTAAAAAAGAGATTTGGAAAACTTCTTGTATACCTGAGAAGAGAAAAAGATGTAGCAGATATCCAAAAGAAAATCTCAGATGAAGTTAACGACAAAGTTAACAAGTATCAAAGAGAATACTTCCTAAGAGAACAACTAAAAGTTATTAGAAGTGAACTTGGAATGGAAGATGATGATAAATCTCGTGATATGAATAAAATCAGAGAGAAAATTGTCGAGGCGAATCTTCCAGAAGAAGTTATGAAGTCTGTTGAAGATGAACTAGAGCGTCTTGAGGTAATTCCAGACTCTTCTCCTGAGTATAACGTAACTAGAACATACCTCAATTGGATTCTTGATCTTCCATGGTCAAAATCAACTACTGAATCAGTAGATATGATCAAGGCTAAAAAAATTCTTGAAAAAGAACATTATGGTTTAGAAAAAGCAAAAGAAAGAATTCTTGAATTCTTAGCTGTTCGCAAGCTAAAGCCAAAGTATGATGGAACAATTCTTTGTCTTTCAGGTCCTCCGGGCGTTGGTAAAACATCAATGGGGAAAAGTATTGCTGAAGCACTAGGAAGAAATTTTTATAGATTCTCACTTGGTGGGATGAGAGATGAAGCAGAAATTAAGGGGCACAGAAGAACATACGTGGGGGCGATGCCTGGTAGAATTGTTCAAGCCCTTAAGCGTGTTGAAGTTAACAACCCAGTGATTATGCTTGATGAGATCGACAAATTAGGCCAGTCGTATCAAGGTGATCCAGCGTCGGCTTTACTTGAAGTTCTTGATCCTGAACAAAACCACAATTTCATTGATCATTATCTCGATGTTCCATTTGATTTATCAAAGGTTCTTTTTATTGCTACTGCAAACTATTTGGGAGATATTCCAGAAGCTCTTTTAGATAGAATGGAAGTTATTGAGCTTAGTGGTTATACAATGGAAGAAAAAGTATCAATTGCAAGCAAGTGGGTAATCCCAAAGCAATTAGAGAAACATGGTCTTAAAAAAGAAGATATGTCTCTAGATAATAAACTTCTACATAAGTTAATTGAAGACTACGCTAGAGAGCCTGGTGTTCGTGTGATGGAGCAAACTATTGCTAAGCTTTGTAGAAGAGCAGCTCTTGAAAAAGTTACAGCGAAGAGGAAAAAGAAATTTACTCCAACAGTTGCACAACTCGAGGATTACTTAGGGCCGCCAAGATTTACTAGTGAAAAAGCGCTTAAAGAACTTTCTCCAGGTATGTCGACTGGTCTTGCATGGACTTCTTACGGTGGAGAGATTCTATATATTGAAACTATGCCACTTGTTGGAAAAGGTGGTTTCAAACTCACTGGTCAAATCGGTGAGGTAATGAGTGAATCTGCTAACATTGCTTATAGCTATGTGAAAAAATTACTTCAAGATGAAATCGAAGAAGAATACTTAGCAAAACAAAAGAAAGTGAAAAAGGCTAAGAAGAAAGCCGATGAAAGTGAGCAAGAAGAGGAACTTGAAGAAGACTTCCTATCTGATCATGAGATTCATCTTCACTTGCCTGCAGGAGCAACTCCAAAGGATGGTCCAAGTGCTGGTATTACAATGGCTCTTGCTCTTTACTCTTTAGCAAATGGAATAAAAATTAAGAGTAATCTTGCAATGACTGGGGAGTTATCATTAACTGGTAAAGTACTTCCTGTCGGTGGGATTAAAGAAAAAGTTTTAGCTGCAAAGAGAGCTGGTATCTCTAATATCATTCTTCCAAAGGAGAATGAGAAAGATTTAAAAGAGGTTCCAGAGAGACATAGAAAAGGGATGAAGTTTTATCCAGTTGCTCACTTTGATGAAGTTTTAAAATTGGCAATGCCAAGAAAGAAAAGATAA
- the rpoZ gene encoding DNA-directed RNA polymerase subunit omega: MARITIEDCLEKVENRYELVHLCTKRVKQLREGADPLVKSKNKEVVTALREIAAGKVKHAPMSEYDSDEF, from the coding sequence ATGGCAAGAATTACTATTGAAGATTGTCTTGAAAAAGTAGAAAACAGATACGAATTAGTACACCTTTGTACTAAAAGAGTAAAACAACTTAGAGAAGGTGCAGACCCTCTTGTAAAGAGTAAGAATAAAGAAGTTGTTACTGCACTTAGAGAAATTGCTGCTGGAAAAGTAAAGCATGCTCCAATGAGTGAATACGACTCAGACGAATTTTAA